GTACGCCCGGCAGCACCAGTTCTTGCGAGAGGATTTGCTCGCGATCCAGCCCCACTGCTTCGCCCAATCGTAGCCACGCTTCAATGCCGCCTTCACTGCCCGGCACGCCGTCATGGTCGAGGATCCGTTGCAGCCACTCCCGGCGCACGTCGCGGTCCGGACAGTTGGCGAGGATGGCGGCATCCTTGAGCGGGATGTTCACCTGGTAATAGAAGCGATTGGCGACCCAGCCCTGAATCTGCTCGCGGGTGGCGCGCCCGGCGTACATGGCTTGGTGGAATGGGTGATGGATGTGGTAATAGGCACCCTTGGCGCGCAGGGCTGCTTCGAATTCGGCGGGGGTCATGGGAGTGTCAGTCATTGCGGTTCTCCGGGGAATAACCGATGGGTTCTGCGGTGTTTGGTCGGGCCCTATCGCGGGCAAGCCCGCTCCCACAGGATTTGGGTGATCCCTGTGGGAGCGGGCTTGCCCGCGATAGGGCCTTCAGCTACAACACAATGTCCATGCCGTCAAAAGCCACTTCTATCCCGCGCCGCTCCAGCAAGGCGCGCTCGGCCGAGTCTTCATCGAGGATCGGGTTGGTGTTGTTGATGTGGATCAGCACCTTGCGCTGGCGATTGAAGCCCTCTAGCACGTCGAGCATGCCGCCGGGGCCGCTTTGCGGCAGGTGACCCATTTCGCTGCCCAGGCTCTGGCCGACTTCGCACACGCGCATTTCATCGTCGCGCCACAGCGTACCGTCCAGCATCAGGCAGTCGGCGCGCTGCATCCAGCTCAACACCTCGGCATCGACCTGCCCCAGTCCCGGGGCATAGAAAACCGATGCACCGCTGCGCAGGTCTTCGATGAACAGGCCGATGGTGTCGCCTGGCTGCGGATTGCCGCGATTGGGCGAGTACGGCGGTGCATTGCTGACCAACGGAATCGCGCGAAATTGCAGGTGTGGGCAGGCAGCGATACTGAACGGCTCGCGATCCAGTTCGATGGGTTGCCACTGCAAGCCACCGTTCCAGTGCTTGAGCATGGTGAACAAGGGAAAGCCGCTGCTCAGGTCTTCGTGAACCCGCTCGGTGCACCAGACCGCATGCGGGCAGCCTTCGCGCAGGCTCAACAGCCCGGTGCAATGGTCGATTTGACTGTCCAGCAGAACGACGCCGGCAATCGCCGTGTCTCGCAAGCGTCGGGCCGGTTGCATCGCCGGAAAGCTTTCGAGTTGCGCGCGAATATCCGGGGAAGCATTGCAAAGCACCCACTCCACACCGTCGTCGCTCAGGGCAATGGACGACTGCGTGCGGCGTTGCGCGCGCAGGTTGCCGTTGCGCATAGCGGCGCATTGACGGCAGTTGCAGTTCCATTGCGGAAAACCGCCGCCAGCGGCGGAACCGAGAACGCGGATGTGCATGGGATGCCTCCAGAAGGCAGGCCCGGCCAACGCGACGGCTGACCGGGCGATCAATCAACGGTTGGCGAAATACATCGTCACTTCGAAGCCAATGCGCAGATCGGTAAACGCGGGTTTATTCCACATGGGTCAATCCTCTTCTTGTGCCGGACGATTCCGGTAAAGCCATTAATGCACGGGGGATGAGATGACCGAATGCTACTTTCGAAGGAGGTTGTGGGGTGCGTTGGTAGGGGGTGTTACGCAGATCTTTAGCACCACACAAAACCCTGTGGGAGCGGGCTTGCCCGCGATGAGGCCAGCACATTCAATATTGATGTTGAATGTCAGGTCGCTATCGCGGGCAAGCTCGCTCCCACAGGTTTCAATGGTGTTCTGGCGGGTTAGAAGAACCCCAGCGGATTGATGTCGTAGCTCACCAGCAGGTTTTTGGTCTGTTGGTAATGGTCGAGCATCATCTTGTGGTTCTCACGGCCGACACCGGACTTCTTGTAGCCACCGAACGCGGCGTGGGCCGGGTACAGGTGGTAGCAGTTGGTCCAGACGCGACCGGCCTTGATCGCCCGGCCCATGCGGTAGGCACGGTTGATGTCGCGGGTCCAGAGGCCGGCGCCGAGGCCGAACTCGCTGTCGTTGGCAATAGCCAGGGCTTCGGCTTCGTCCTTGAAGGTGGTGATACCCACCACCGGGCCGAAGATTTCTTCCTGGAACACACGCATTTTGTTGTGGCCCTTGAGCAGGGTCGGCTGGATGTAATAGCCGGTCGACAAATCGCCTTCAAGGCGCTCGGCCGCGCCGCCGGTGAGCAGTTCGGCGCCCTCCTCCTGAGCAATTTTCAGGTACGAGAGGATCTTGTCGTATTGCTGCTCGGACGCCTGGGCGCCGACCATGGTTTCGGTGTCCAGCGGGTTGCCGCGCTTGATCTTGACGATCTTCTTCATCACCTCGGCCATGAACGGCTCGTAGATCGATTCCTGCACCAGCGCCCGGGACGGACAGGTGCAGACTTCGCCCTGGTTGAAGAACGCCAGCACCAGGCCTTCGGCGGCTTTCTCGATGAACTGCGGCTCGGCGTTCATGATGTCTTCGAAGAAAATGTTCGGCGACTTGCCGCCCAGCTCGACGGTGCTTGGAATGATGTTCTCGGCGGCGCAATGCATGATGTGCGCGCCAACCGGGGTTGAGCCGGTGAAGGCGATCTTGGCGATGCGCTTGCTGGTGGCCAGCGCCTCACCGGCTTCGCGACCGAAACCCTGGACGATGTTCAGCACACCGGCCGGCAGCAAGTCGGCGATCAGCTCGGCAAACACCATGATCGACAGCGGCGTTTGTTCGGCGGGTTTGAGCACGATGCAGTTGCCGGCAGCCAGGGCCGGGGCGAGTTTCCAGGCGGCCATCAGCAGCGGAAAGTTCCACGGAATGATCTGCCCGACCACGCCCAATGGTTCGTGGAAATGATAGGCGGTGGTCAGTTCGTTGATCTCGGCGGCGCCACCTTCCTGAGCGCGGATGCAACCGGCGAAATAACGGAAGTGGTCGGCAGCCAAAGGCACGTCGGCGTTGAGGGTTTCGCGCACGGCCTTGCCGTTGTCCCAGGTTTCGGTGACGGCGAGGATTTCCAGGTTCTGTTCGATGCGATCGGCGATTTTCAGCAGCACCAGCGAGCGGTCCTGCGCCGAGGTTTTTCCCCAGGCATCGGCGGCGGCATGGGCGGCGTCGAGGGCTTTTTCGATGTCGGCGGCGCTGGAGCGCGGGAACTCGGCGATCACTTCACCGGTGACCGGTGAGGTGTTGGTGAAGTACTCGCCGTTGATTGGGGCAACGAACTCGCCGCCGATGAAATTGCCGTAGCGCGGTTTGAAGGAAACGACGGCGCCGGGTGTTCCGGGTTGTGCGTAGATCATGGTGGGCCTCTGTCTGGGTCGATGCCTGTCAGGCCAACAGGCGATGAACCGATAGTAGAGAGCCCCGCCTGCCAGACGAATGCGCCGTTGGCAGGGGGATTCTCGTTATTTGGTAGTAGAAGGCGCTGCGGTATCAGCAGGCTTTTGTGGCGAGGGAGCTTGCTCCCGCTCGGCTGCGAAGCAGTCGTAAATCCAAACGACTCGGTTGCGGCCGAGAACGTAGGGGGCTGCTTCGCAGCCCAGCGGGAGCAAGTTCCCTCGCCACAGGTAATTCATCACCACAAAGTTGTGGTCGCCGGGGTTAGTGCTTGGCTACCAGATCTTTAGGCAACTTGAACGTCCAGAGCATGCCGCCCTGGTTGAAGTCCTTGACGCGCTTGGCCACTTCGCCGCCCCACAGCGGTACCGCGCCGCCCCAGCCGGAGAGCACGGAGACGTATTGTTCCCCGTCCATTTCCCAGGTGATGGGCGAGCCGAGTACGCCGGAACCGGTCTGGAATTCCCAGACTTTCTCGCCAGTCTTGGCATTGAATGCCTGCAGGAAACCTTCCGGCGTACCGGTGAACACCAGGTTGCCCTTGGTGGTCAGCACTCCGCCCCACAGCGGCGCGAAGTTCTTGTGGCGCCAGACTTCCTTGCCGGTTTTCGGGTCGATGGCGCGCAGCACGCCGATGTAGTCTTCGTTCAACGGTTTGATGGTGAAACCGGCGCCGAGGAACGCCGCGCCTTTCTTGTAGGCGATGCCTTCGTTCCAGATGTCCATGCCCCACTCGTTGGACGGTACATAGAACAGGCCGGTGTCGCGGTTGTAGGCCATCGGCATCCAGTTTTTCGCCCCGAGGAACGCTGGCGCGACGAACACCGAACTGCCTTTGGCTTCGGAGCCCGGCGCCCCCGGACGACTCGCGTCGTTGTAGATCGGCCGACCGTTTTTATCCAGGCCGCTGGCCCAGGTGATTTTATCCACGAACGGGAAGCCGCGGATGAACTTGCCGTTGGTGCGATCTAGCACGTAGAAGAAACCGTTACGGTCCGCCGTGGCCGCGGCTTTGATTTCTTTGCCGCCTTCGTTGTAGTTGAACGACACCAGCTCGTTCACGCCGTCATAGTCCCAACCGTCGTGGGGCGTGCTCTGGAAGTGCCATTTGATCGTACCGTCATCCGGGTTCAGCGCCAGGCGCGACGACGAGTAAAGGTTGTCGCCAGGACGCAGGTGCGAGTTCCACGGTGCCGGGTTGCCGGTGCCGAACAGCAACAGATTGGTTTCCGGGTCGTAGTAGCCGCCCAGCCAAGGTGCCGCGCCGCCGGTTTTCCATAGATCGCCCGGCCAGGTCTTGCCCGCTTCGCCACCAGAGATGCCGTTTTCTACCGCTTTGCCGTCCTTGTAGACATAGCCCATGTGGCCTTCGACGGTGGGACGAGTCCACAGCAGGTCGCCGTTTTTCGGATCGTAGGCTTCGATTTTGCCCACCACCCCGAACTCGCCACCGGCCACGCCGGTGATCAATTTGCCGTTGATCACCAACGGTGCCGCGCTGATGGAATAGCCTTCCTTGTGGTCGGCGACTTTCTTGCTCCAGACGACTTTACCGGTGTCCTTGTTCAGGGCCACGAGCTTGGCGTCGAGGGTGCCGAAAATCACCAGATCGCCATACAGCGCGACACCACGGTTGATCACGTCGCAGCACGGACGGATGTCATCGGGCAGGCGCGCGTCGTATTGCCAGAGCTTGCGACCGGTGCGCGCATCCACCGCGAACACCCGCGAGTAGGAGCCGGTCATGTACATCACGCCGTCCTTGATCATCGGCTGTGCTTGCTGACCGCGCTGTTTTTCCCCGCCGAACGAAAAGGCCCAGACCGGGCGCAGATCCTTCACGTTGTCGACATTGAGGGTGTCCAGCGGGCTGTAGCGCTGACCCTGGACGCCCAAGCCATTGGTGACGACCTGCTCCGGGTTCTTCGGATCCTGGAGGATGTCTTGATCGGAGACTGCGGCCAATGCCTGGCCAGACAACAGCATGGCACTGAGCAGCATGCTCAAAACGAAGGGTTGGCGACGTGCGGGTTGGGTCATGACGGCTGCCTCTGCGGTTTTTGTTATACCCGGGAAATTTTCCCGGTCTGGTGCAGATTCTTGGGCGCCGCCGCCCTTGCAACAATTGCCCGCAGTGCGGAGATTGCTAGTTCCTTAGTACCGGGTCGGAGGAGATGAGTACCGAACCGTATGCCTGACACCGATCCCTGTGGGAGCGGGCTTGCCCGCGATGACGGCGTCACATTCAACACATTCGTTGACTGACATTCCGCTATCGCGGGCAAGCCCGCTCCCACAGGGGCCGGTGTTGCTCACAAATCTTTGGCGGAATCCACCCGCCTCATCTGCCCCCGTTCGTAACGCGGGTACAAATGACTTACGCTGCGAATCAGCTCATAGCGGCTCAGGCTGATCCCGGCAAAACGGTCGGGAATGGGGCTGCGGATCATCTCGGCCATGTCGCTGCCATTGGCCGCGCCATCGCGCATCAGCTGGTCCAGCCAGGCCAGGTAATCGCACATCTGCTCGAACGGTTTTGTGTCCGTGGCCACCGGTCCATGGCCGGGGACGATCAGCGTCCACGGCAAACCCTGCAGGGTCGCGATATCCGCCAGCCACACCGACAGCCCCGGGCTGTTAGGCGTGGTCAGGGCGCGTTGATAAAACACCAGGTCCCCGGCAAACAGCACGCCGGTTTTCTGGTCGAGAATAGCCAGATCCGCGCCGGTGTGCCCACCCAGACTCAGTAGGCGCAAATCGTGATTCCCAAAACTTTTCACGCCTGGCATCAGCGTCTGCGTCGGCAACACCACCTCGGTGCCGCGCATCCAGTCGCCCACCAGCCGATACATGTTTTCAGCCATGGCATCACCCTGTTGACGCAACAGTTCAGTGGTACCGGCCAAGGCGCCGATCGGCACGTCGGTGAAAGCCTGGTTGCCCAGCACATGATCAGGATGGTGATGGGTCAGCAGCACCTGAATCACCGGTTTATCGGTGGTCGCCGCAATCGCTTTGCGCAGGGCCTCGCCATAGCGTTTCGATGGCCCGGTGTCGATTACCACCACGCCCTGTTCGGTGACGATGAACGCGGTGTTGACGATGTTGCCGCCGTTGCTCTTGGCGAAGTTATCGGTGCTGCCTTCCAGCAACCAGGTGTCTTCGGCGATCTGCCGGGGCTTGAGTGCGTAATCGGGATCGGCCAGGGCCGGCAGGCTCAAACTGATGAACAACAGCAGCATCCAGCGCATCACTCGCTCCTTGGGTCAGGGAATGGCCGCATCGAATTGATTGCCGCTGTTGTCGCGCAACACCAGGCGCGTCTGCCCTGCTCCTTCAATATCGAAGGCCAAATTGGGGTTTTCGTTGACCGCCGGGAACAACTCCAGACGCGCCAGCAGTTGATCGTTTTGATCGCGCAGCTCGGCCTGATTGATGAAGAATTCCGGGATGCCGCTGACCATGCCGTTGTCCATCGGGTGCGCCACCTGCAAACGCACGCGACTGAACTCGCCACGGGGATAGCGACCACCCAGCACTTCGCCGATGTGTTCCTCCCAACCCGGCTGAGTGCGCACCACGCTCGGTGCCGTGCAGCCGCCGCCTGCCGCGTCAATCAGGGTCGAGCCGACGTGCCACAGCCCGTCGCGGGTCAGTACCGCCGCGCGCAATGGCGTGGCCTGTTCAACGCGGATGCGGATCGACAGCCACGGCAGCACCCCGGTCAAGGGTTCGAAGTCGACGATTTTCGGCAGCGGATTGAGTTCGGCCCAGGCGAGGATTCGCACCACTTCATCCTTGAACGCCCGGGCGTCAATTTCCAGCGGAACTTGTCGGGCGTCTTCGGCAAATGGCGGCGCGAGCAACTTGACCCGCTCGTCGAACACGAACGGCGCGTCGCCGAGCATCTGCTTGTGATAAAACCCCCACATCACCGACGGCACCGGATCGACATCCGCCGCGTGCGCGGCCAGGGGTAACCAGCAGGCCAACAGACAACTCGCTCGCCAGTTCACTATTGATACATCTCGGGCACGTCATACCGCAGGCCGTAACGGGCATAAATGGCTTTCACCGAACCCTCGCGAATCAACGTTTCCAGCGCCTCTTCCACGGCGTAGGCCAGTTGCCGATTGCTTTCATGCACCGCCATGCCGATCTCCCAGAGCTGTTTGCCCATGTTCGGGTAGGCGTTTTCCGCCAGCGCCACTTGCGGGTCGGCGGCCTGATGGACTTGCCAGTCGATCTCGCCGCGCATGGCCATCACCGCATCGACTTCACCGGCCTTCATCGCGGCAAACGCCTGAGGTACACCTGGATAATGGCGGGTCTTTGCGGCGAGCATGCCGTTGAACACCGAGGTCAGGTAAAACGACGGCACGCTGTCGACTTCGACGCCGATCGGGTGTTGCTGGAACACCGCGACACTCGCCACCGAGTCCAGTCGACGACGGTCGTAAGCCACTTGCCATTGTTCGGTCTGGTACGGCCCGAACATCACCACATGGCCGTTTTCCAGCTCACCCAGTTCATTGCGTTTCTGTGAGTAATCGCGATCGTAGGGCACGCGCATCATCAGGTCGGCCAGTTGCTGGTTGTGCAACTGACTGGCCCGCCAGATGTAATCGCGCAGGTCGTCATCGAGCTTTTCCCCGGCGGGTGCCCAGATCAGTTTCAGGCGTACCCCCATGGCCTTGGCCAAGGCCTGGGCAAGTTCGACATCGACCCCGCGAGCCTCGCCAGCGTCTTCAAAGCTGTAGGGCGCGAAGTCCTTGTACACCGCGACTTTCAGCTCCGCGGCGGCGATCATTTCGTCATAGGTACGGACCTGCGCCTGCGCTGTCTGGCAACACAGCCACACAGCGCTGACCAACACCGCGAGCAAACGCATGGGTCACTCCTCGACGTGCACGCTGTCCAGGTAGGTGCGCACCGCCCACAAGGCTTCCTGACTCAGGTAGTCGGCCATCTTCGGCATGTACACCCGGCCGTCACGCACGGCGCCATGGCGCACGCGTTCGACGAACCATTCATCACCGGCCTCGCCGACGTCGAGCATGCGCAAGTCGGGCGCGATGCCGCCAGACTTGGCTTCCAGGCCATGACAGGCCGCGCAGTTCTGGTTGTAGGCCGAAGAACCGATTTCCAAAGCCTTATCGCGCTCAGGGGAGGAGCGGTAAGGGTTCGCCGCCGCCCAACCATCGGCATCGACCTGCACGCCGGCATCCTTGATCGGGGTCAGTCCCTGGGTTTCGACGGCTTGGGGTACCACGTTGCCGTGGGCCCAGACGGAACCTGCGTTGATGAAACCGGCCAGCAGTCCGGCAACGAGCAAGGCGTTGCGTTTTGTTGTCATTGTTCTGCCCTCAAGATTGCACGCAAAACCTCTTTGAAGAGGCTATGGCACCCATCTTAGGAACGGCTTTGCGCCAACCCCATGCTGCTTTGGTGGCCGAGGCCTACTCCCTTGGTAGTAGGGCTTGTGGCGCAGGCCCAACCAGTACCGGTCGGGCGCCGTGAAGCTTGTCGACGCCGATCAGGGTCAGGATCAGCAAAAACGGCAGGAGCAGTGCTTTGAGAATTCGCATGGTCAATCTCCCCCCTTGAGTGATGGCCGTTGTAGCCCATGCTAAAACCGCGCCGCCCGGGGTGAGTTACTACCTTGGTACTGGCTCATCGGTACTTTCTGCATATTTCCCCACCCTCCCAGGGTTCCTATGCTGACGCTACCTGTGATGGAGTGCCTTTATGCGCCAGCTCGCCCCTTATGCCTTGATCTACTTGCTGGCGATTGCCTGCGCCGCCGGGGTGGCGACCCAGGTTCAGGCGGCGGATGCGCCGTTGCAGGTGCGGATCGGCTACCTCGGTTATCGCCCCGATCCTGGGCCAGTGCTGTCGAATGTCATCCCCGAACCGACCGATGCCGGCCTGCGCGGCGCCGAACTGGCGATCACCGACAGCAACAGTACCGGGCACTTTCTCAATCACAGCTACAGCCTGGTCAGCGCCAGCGTCGACAATCCGGATGCGCTGATCGAAGCGGCCAAAGCCCAACACGAACAAGGCCTGCGTTTGTTTGTGGTGAATGCACCGGTGCAAACCCTGCGCAGACTCAGCGCCGTGCTACCCGACAGCCTGCTGTTCAATGCCGGCAGCCCCGATGACAGCCTGCGCAGCACCGATTGCTTGCCGAACGTGCTGCACAGCCTGCCAAGCCGCGTGATGCTGGCCGATGCGCTGGCGCAATTTCTGGTGCTGCGCAAATGGCAACGGGCGCTGCTGATCGTCGGCCCGACCGCAGACGATCAAGCCTATGCCGCCGCCCTGCGTCGCGCGGCCAAACGCTTCGGCTTGCAACTGGTGGCGGAGAAAGCCTGGAGTTTCGATAACGACCAGCGCCGCAGCGCCCAGGCCGACATGCCGCTGTTCACCCAGACCGCCGAGTACGACGTGGTGCTGGTGGCCGATGAGCGCGGTGACTTCGGCGAATACGTGCCCTACCAGACCTGGTATCCACGGCCGGTTGCCGGCACTCAAGGCCTGACCCCGGTGGGCTGGCACAAGACCGTAGAAACCTACGGCGCCGCGCAGTTGCAGAAACGCTTCGAAGCCCTGGCCGGGCGCTGGATGAACGACCGGGATTTTGCTGCCTGGATGGCCGTACGCAGCATTGCCAGTGCCGTGGGCAAATTGCGTGAGGCCGATGCCATGGCGATTCGTACGCTTGCAATCAGTGATCAATTGCCGCTGGACGGTTTCAAGGGCCGCAAGCTCAGTTATCGGCCGTGGAACGGTCAGTTGCGCCAGCCGATCCCCATCGTGCAACCCCGGGCGCTGGTAAGCACCTCGCCGCAAGACGGTTTCCTGCACCCTGTCAACGAAATGGACAGCTTGGGTTACGACAAAGCCGAGGTCAGCTGCCGCTTTCTCTGATCCTTTTTTCACGACAACAACAATAAGGAATCTGCCATGCGCCGCACCCTGCTTTCCTGCGCCCTGCTGCTCGCCGCCGGGCACGCCGCTGCCAGCACCGCCTGGGTCTCCAACGAAAAGGACAACAGCCTGAGCCTGATCGATCTGCAGACCCTGAAAGTCACCGAGACCCTGCCCGTCGGCCAGCGCCCGCGCGGCCTGTTGCTTTCCCACGACAATAAGCTGCTGTACATCTGCGCCAGCGATTCGGATCGGGTCCAGGTGATGGACGTCGCCACGCGCAAGATCATCAAGGAACTGCCCTCGGGCAAGGACCCTGAGCAATTCGCCCTGCACCCCAACAATCGTTGGCTGTATGTCTCCAACGAGGACGATGCACTGGTGACGGTGATCGACACCGAAACTTCCAAGGTGCTCGGCCAGATCAATGTCGGCGTCGAGCCTGAAGGCATGGCCGTCAGCCCCGACGGCAAGTGGGCGGTGAACACCAGTGAAACCACCAACATGCTGCACTGGATCGACACCGGCACCCAGACCTTGGCCGACAACACCCTGGTCGATCAGCGGCCGCGTTTCGTCGAATTCAATCCCGATGGCTCGCAGCTTTGGGCCTCGGCGGAAATCGGCGGCACGGTGACGATTCTCGACGTCGCCAGCCGCAAGATCCTCAAGACCCTGACCTTCCAAATCAAAGGCGTACATCCGGACAAAGTCCAACCGGTGGGGATCAAACTCAGCGCCGACGGCAAGTACGGTTTCGTCGCGCTCGGCCCGGCCAACCATGTGGCAGTGATCGACGCCAAGACCTTCGAGATCCTTGATTACCTGCTGGTGGGCCGACGGGTCTGGCAGATGTCGTTCACCCCGGATCAACGGCAATTGCTGGCCACTAATGGCGTCAGCGGCGATGTATCGGTGATCGACGTGGACAGCCTCAAGGTCACTAAATCGGTGAAGGTCGGGCGCTATCCGTGGGGCGTGGTGGTGACGCCATGAACGCTCTTGAAGTCAGCGACCTGAGTTTCGCTTACGGCCAGCGCGAGGCCTTGCGTCAGGTGAGTTTCAGCCTGGCACCCGGGCGTTTTGCCGCGCTGCTGGGACCGAACGGCGCGGGCAAGTCGACGCTGATCGCCCTGCTCACGCGCCTTTATGATGTGCAGCGCGGTGATATTCGGGTCGGTGGCTGCTCCTTGCGCACCTCGGCACGTCCGGCGTTGAAGCAATTGGGTGTGGTGTTCCAGCAAAGCACTTTGGATCTGGACCTTAGCGTCGAGCAGAACTTGCGTTACCACGCCGCGCTGCATGGATTATCTCGACGCCAGACCGGCCTTCGGGTCGACGCCGAACTGACGCGCCAGGCCCTGACCGAGCGCCGTCGCGAGCGGGTGCGTGAACTCAATGGAGGTCATCGCCGGCGGGTGGAAATCGCCCGGGCATTGTTGCACGAGCCAAGCCTGTTGCTGCTCGACGAGGCGAGCGTCGGCCTCGATCCGGCCAGTCGCCTGGCGCTCAACCAACACATCCGCAGCCTGTGCCGCGAGCACAACATCAGTGTGCTCTGGACCACTCATTTGCTGGATGAAGTGCAGCCCAGCGACGACTTGCTGATCCTGCATCAAGGCCGTTTGGTGGCCAGCGGACAGGCCGACGCCCTAAGCCTTGAACACGGCGGCGACCTCGGTTCGGCCTTCGCTCGCCTGACCACCTCGCCCTCTTCAGGAGCAGTCGTCAGATGAACGCTTACTGGCAATGTTTCAGCGGTATCGTGCTGCGCGAATGGCTGCGTTTTGTGTTGCAGCGCACGCGTTTTCTCAGTGCGTTGGTGCGGCCGTTGCTGTGGCTGCTGGTGTTCGCCGCCGGTTTTCGCGCGGCACTCGGCATCGCCATCATCGAGCCCTACGACACCTACATTCCCTATGAGGTTTACATCATCCCGGGCCTGGCCTGCATGATCCTGTTGTTCAACGGCATGCAAGGT
The Pseudomonas lini DNA segment above includes these coding regions:
- the pqqB gene encoding pyrroloquinoline quinone biosynthesis protein PqqB; translated protein: MHIRVLGSAAGGGFPQWNCNCRQCAAMRNGNLRAQRRTQSSIALSDDGVEWVLCNASPDIRAQLESFPAMQPARRLRDTAIAGVVLLDSQIDHCTGLLSLREGCPHAVWCTERVHEDLSSGFPLFTMLKHWNGGLQWQPIELDREPFSIAACPHLQFRAIPLVSNAPPYSPNRGNPQPGDTIGLFIEDLRSGASVFYAPGLGQVDAEVLSWMQRADCLMLDGTLWRDDEMRVCEVGQSLGSEMGHLPQSGPGGMLDVLEGFNRQRKVLIHINNTNPILDEDSAERALLERRGIEVAFDGMDIVL
- the pqqA gene encoding pyrroloquinoline quinone precursor peptide PqqA, which gives rise to MWNKPAFTDLRIGFEVTMYFANR
- a CDS encoding aldehyde dehydrogenase family protein — encoded protein: MIYAQPGTPGAVVSFKPRYGNFIGGEFVAPINGEYFTNTSPVTGEVIAEFPRSSAADIEKALDAAHAAADAWGKTSAQDRSLVLLKIADRIEQNLEILAVTETWDNGKAVRETLNADVPLAADHFRYFAGCIRAQEGGAAEINELTTAYHFHEPLGVVGQIIPWNFPLLMAAWKLAPALAAGNCIVLKPAEQTPLSIMVFAELIADLLPAGVLNIVQGFGREAGEALATSKRIAKIAFTGSTPVGAHIMHCAAENIIPSTVELGGKSPNIFFEDIMNAEPQFIEKAAEGLVLAFFNQGEVCTCPSRALVQESIYEPFMAEVMKKIVKIKRGNPLDTETMVGAQASEQQYDKILSYLKIAQEEGAELLTGGAAERLEGDLSTGYYIQPTLLKGHNKMRVFQEEIFGPVVGITTFKDEAEALAIANDSEFGLGAGLWTRDINRAYRMGRAIKAGRVWTNCYHLYPAHAAFGGYKKSGVGRENHKMMLDHYQQTKNLLVSYDINPLGFF
- a CDS encoding PQQ-dependent methanol/ethanol family dehydrogenase, which translates into the protein MTQPARRQPFVLSMLLSAMLLSGQALAAVSDQDILQDPKNPEQVVTNGLGVQGQRYSPLDTLNVDNVKDLRPVWAFSFGGEKQRGQQAQPMIKDGVMYMTGSYSRVFAVDARTGRKLWQYDARLPDDIRPCCDVINRGVALYGDLVIFGTLDAKLVALNKDTGKVVWSKKVADHKEGYSISAAPLVINGKLITGVAGGEFGVVGKIEAYDPKNGDLLWTRPTVEGHMGYVYKDGKAVENGISGGEAGKTWPGDLWKTGGAAPWLGGYYDPETNLLLFGTGNPAPWNSHLRPGDNLYSSSRLALNPDDGTIKWHFQSTPHDGWDYDGVNELVSFNYNEGGKEIKAAATADRNGFFYVLDRTNGKFIRGFPFVDKITWASGLDKNGRPIYNDASRPGAPGSEAKGSSVFVAPAFLGAKNWMPMAYNRDTGLFYVPSNEWGMDIWNEGIAYKKGAAFLGAGFTIKPLNEDYIGVLRAIDPKTGKEVWRHKNFAPLWGGVLTTKGNLVFTGTPEGFLQAFNAKTGEKVWEFQTGSGVLGSPITWEMDGEQYVSVLSGWGGAVPLWGGEVAKRVKDFNQGGMLWTFKLPKDLVAKH
- a CDS encoding quinoprotein relay system zinc metallohydrolase 1, which encodes MRWMLLLFISLSLPALADPDYALKPRQIAEDTWLLEGSTDNFAKSNGGNIVNTAFIVTEQGVVVIDTGPSKRYGEALRKAIAATTDKPVIQVLLTHHHPDHVLGNQAFTDVPIGALAGTTELLRQQGDAMAENMYRLVGDWMRGTEVVLPTQTLMPGVKSFGNHDLRLLSLGGHTGADLAILDQKTGVLFAGDLVFYQRALTTPNSPGLSVWLADIATLQGLPWTLIVPGHGPVATDTKPFEQMCDYLAWLDQLMRDGAANGSDMAEMIRSPIPDRFAGISLSRYELIRSVSHLYPRYERGQMRRVDSAKDL
- a CDS encoding quinoprotein dehydrogenase-associated SoxYZ-like carrier; translated protein: MNWRASCLLACWLPLAAHAADVDPVPSVMWGFYHKQMLGDAPFVFDERVKLLAPPFAEDARQVPLEIDARAFKDEVVRILAWAELNPLPKIVDFEPLTGVLPWLSIRIRVEQATPLRAAVLTRDGLWHVGSTLIDAAGGGCTAPSVVRTQPGWEEHIGEVLGGRYPRGEFSRVRLQVAHPMDNGMVSGIPEFFINQAELRDQNDQLLARLELFPAVNENPNLAFDIEGAGQTRLVLRDNSGNQFDAAIP
- a CDS encoding substrate-binding periplasmic protein, which encodes MRLLAVLVSAVWLCCQTAQAQVRTYDEMIAAAELKVAVYKDFAPYSFEDAGEARGVDVELAQALAKAMGVRLKLIWAPAGEKLDDDLRDYIWRASQLHNQQLADLMMRVPYDRDYSQKRNELGELENGHVVMFGPYQTEQWQVAYDRRRLDSVASVAVFQQHPIGVEVDSVPSFYLTSVFNGMLAAKTRHYPGVPQAFAAMKAGEVDAVMAMRGEIDWQVHQAADPQVALAENAYPNMGKQLWEIGMAVHESNRQLAYAVEEALETLIREGSVKAIYARYGLRYDVPEMYQ
- the pedF gene encoding cytochrome c-550 PedF, coding for MTTKRNALLVAGLLAGFINAGSVWAHGNVVPQAVETQGLTPIKDAGVQVDADGWAAANPYRSSPERDKALEIGSSAYNQNCAACHGLEAKSGGIAPDLRMLDVGEAGDEWFVERVRHGAVRDGRVYMPKMADYLSQEALWAVRTYLDSVHVEE
- a CDS encoding ABC transporter substrate-binding protein, with translation MRQLAPYALIYLLAIACAAGVATQVQAADAPLQVRIGYLGYRPDPGPVLSNVIPEPTDAGLRGAELAITDSNSTGHFLNHSYSLVSASVDNPDALIEAAKAQHEQGLRLFVVNAPVQTLRRLSAVLPDSLLFNAGSPDDSLRSTDCLPNVLHSLPSRVMLADALAQFLVLRKWQRALLIVGPTADDQAYAAALRRAAKRFGLQLVAEKAWSFDNDQRRSAQADMPLFTQTAEYDVVLVADERGDFGEYVPYQTWYPRPVAGTQGLTPVGWHKTVETYGAAQLQKRFEALAGRWMNDRDFAAWMAVRSIASAVGKLREADAMAIRTLAISDQLPLDGFKGRKLSYRPWNGQLRQPIPIVQPRALVSTSPQDGFLHPVNEMDSLGYDKAEVSCRFL